The Mesorhizobium sp. NBSH29 genome has a segment encoding these proteins:
- the aroQ gene encoding type II 3-dehydroquinate dehydratase: MKTVYVLNGPNLNALGNREPGIYGGRTLSGIESDCRTTAAELGFEVDFRQTNHEGLLVDWLHEASERDVIGVVLNAGAYTHTSIALHDAIRTIQPIPVIEVHLSNVHAREAFRQQSLISPVAAGVIFGLGPLGYVLGLRALAARP; this comes from the coding sequence TTGAAAACGGTATATGTTCTGAACGGTCCTAACCTGAATGCCCTCGGCAATCGCGAGCCTGGCATTTATGGAGGCCGTACACTTTCAGGCATCGAAAGCGACTGCCGCACAACGGCAGCCGAACTTGGTTTCGAGGTCGATTTCCGCCAGACCAACCATGAAGGCCTGTTGGTCGACTGGCTGCATGAGGCCAGCGAAAGAGACGTCATCGGCGTCGTTCTCAATGCCGGCGCCTATACGCACACATCGATTGCGCTACATGATGCCATTCGCACCATTCAGCCAATACCGGTGATCGAGGTGCATCTTTCAAACGTGCATGCACGCGAAGCTTTTCGCCAGCAGTCACTGATCTCCCCGGTTGCCGCCGGTGTCATTTTCGGGCTCGGCCCGCTGGGTTATGTTCTGGGCCTGCGGGCCCTGGCGGCCCGACCGTGA
- the accB gene encoding acetyl-CoA carboxylase biotin carboxyl carrier protein, with amino-acid sequence MSIKKNGVDQQLIRDLAGILNETQLTEIEVEQGDLRVRVSRQSTMMQAVAPAAGPVFPGQAPQSQPVAAPAPAADPSKNAVPSPMVGTAYASSSPDSKPFIEVGQTVKEGQTLLIIEAMKTMNQIPSPRAGKVTAILFEDSQPVEYGEPLVVIE; translated from the coding sequence ATGTCGATTAAGAAAAATGGTGTTGACCAGCAGCTGATCCGCGATCTGGCTGGGATCCTTAACGAGACACAGCTAACCGAGATCGAGGTTGAGCAGGGCGATTTGCGTGTGCGCGTGTCGCGCCAGTCGACCATGATGCAGGCCGTAGCGCCGGCTGCCGGCCCGGTATTCCCGGGCCAGGCTCCACAGAGCCAGCCGGTTGCAGCCCCTGCGCCGGCAGCCGACCCGTCCAAGAACGCGGTTCCCTCGCCCATGGTCGGCACCGCCTACGCTTCCTCATCGCCCGATTCAAAGCCGTTCATCGAGGTCGGACAGACGGTCAAGGAAGGTCAGACGCTATTGATCATCGAGGCGATGAAAACCATGAACCAGATCCCCTCGCCCCGCGCCGGCAAGGTAACAGCCATTCTGTTTGAAGATTCGCAGCCCGTCGAATACGGCGAGCCGCTAGTAGTCATCGAATAG